From a region of the Odoribacter splanchnicus DSM 20712 genome:
- a CDS encoding threonine/serine exporter family protein — protein MQEHSKKIQELSNFLLDYATTLMAVGSHTSRIVKNVTRIAESFGFGVDMTIFQRNITMTVKHSEDYSIRRTYVRRIPAMALNFRTISDLSALSWEAYDHHPGLHELQLRFNTIVNTPRMSRWMVLLLVACANAAFCRLFGGDPIAMGLVWIATLAGFFIRQELTKLQLNHMVIFIICSFIASLTAALGVFCNLGTTQDIALGTSVLFLIPGVPLINSILDILEGHVLVGLSRTINATILIICIALGLSMTLLILGKDIL, from the coding sequence ATGCAGGAACACAGCAAAAAAATACAGGAATTATCGAATTTTCTGCTGGATTACGCCACCACACTGATGGCAGTCGGCAGCCATACTTCACGTATTGTAAAAAACGTGACCCGCATCGCCGAGTCTTTTGGCTTTGGAGTGGATATGACCATTTTTCAGCGCAACATCACCATGACCGTCAAACATTCCGAAGACTACTCCATCCGACGAACTTACGTCCGACGGATTCCAGCAATGGCTTTAAACTTCCGTACAATATCAGACCTGAGTGCCCTGAGCTGGGAAGCTTATGACCACCATCCGGGACTTCACGAGCTGCAGCTCCGGTTCAATACCATTGTCAACACCCCACGTATGTCACGCTGGATGGTCCTGTTGCTGGTTGCCTGTGCCAATGCTGCATTTTGCCGTTTGTTCGGAGGAGATCCGATCGCCATGGGATTGGTATGGATTGCCACCCTGGCCGGCTTTTTTATCCGTCAGGAACTCACCAAACTTCAGTTGAACCATATGGTCATCTTTATTATTTGTTCCTTTATCGCTTCCCTGACTGCCGCACTCGGAGTATTCTGCAATTTAGGGACCACCCAAGATATCGCACTAGGTACCAGCGTCCTGTTTCTGATTCCCGGAGTACCGCTGATCAATTCCATCCTGGATATACTCGAAGGTCACGTCCTTGTCGGTTTATCCAGAACAATCAATGCCACGATATTAATTATTTGTATCGCTCTCGGCTTATCCATGACTTTATTAATTTTAGGAAAAGATATATTATGA
- a CDS encoding acyl-CoA carboxylase biotin carboxyl carrier protein subunit: MNNKEISKYIALSDRQTEFEFTVKNNYDFSLKRQNIRLDLIEEADGFLVLSYKGLRYPVEIVSRKQNEYEILLNGVAYTFSVETPFSLKRKKILASRQSDLATIIIKSPMPGKILDVQVDNGQEINKGDTLLILEAMKMQNIITATHRGRISRLCVKTGQIVGKDEILAEIKL, from the coding sequence ATGAATAATAAAGAAATCAGTAAATACATCGCTCTCAGCGACAGACAAACGGAATTCGAATTTACAGTAAAGAATAATTATGATTTCAGTTTGAAACGGCAAAATATACGCCTCGACCTGATAGAGGAAGCAGACGGATTTTTGGTCTTATCTTATAAAGGACTGCGTTATCCAGTAGAAATTGTTTCACGGAAACAAAATGAATACGAAATATTGCTCAACGGTGTCGCATATACTTTCTCTGTTGAAACTCCGTTCTCTCTGAAACGGAAAAAAATACTGGCCAGTCGTCAAAGCGACTTGGCGACAATAATCATCAAATCTCCCATGCCTGGCAAAATACTGGACGTCCAAGTAGATAACGGTCAGGAAATCAACAAAGGCGACACTCTCTTGATACTTGAAGCCATGAAGATGCAAAACATCATTACCGCCACCCACAGAGGCCGAATCAGTCGTTTATGTGTCAAAACCGGCCAAATCGTTGGTAAAGACGAAATTTTAGCAGAAATCAAACTCTAA
- a CDS encoding 4-hydroxyphenylacetate 3-hydroxylase family protein, with protein sequence MMTRAEYIESLRRLNLKVYFMGELIENPVDHPMIRPSMNSVAKTYELAEKPEYQDLMTVYSPLIGKRINRFCHLHQSTEDLVNKVKMQRLMGQKTAACFQRCVGMDAFNAIFSTTYEMDQKLGTEYHKRFTEYMKFVQENDLTVDGAMTDPKGDRSLSPSRQEDPDMYMHVVEVREDGIVVRGAKAHQTGAVNSHEHLIMPTVAMKEEDKDYAISFAVPSDAEGVFMVYGRQSCDTRKMEENADMDLGNAQYGGHEALVVFDNVFVPNERVFMCREYEFAGMMVERFAGYHRQSYGGCKVGVGDVLIGAAALAADYNGVPKANHIKDKLIEMIHLNETLYACGIACSAEGEKMPAGNYQINLLLANVCKQNITRMPYEIARLAEDIAGGLMVTMPSEQDLRSEKIGPYVEKYLQGATGTSTENRMRILRLIENITLGTAAVGYRTESMHGAGSPQAQRIMISRQGNLAAKKELAKVIAKVDESKDRK encoded by the coding sequence ATGATGACCAGAGCTGAGTACATTGAAAGCCTCCGCAGATTGAATCTGAAGGTTTATTTTATGGGTGAGCTGATCGAAAATCCTGTCGACCACCCGATGATTCGTCCTTCTATGAATTCTGTAGCCAAAACTTATGAATTGGCTGAAAAACCGGAATATCAGGATCTGATGACTGTTTATTCACCGCTGATCGGCAAGCGGATCAACCGTTTTTGCCATCTCCACCAAAGCACGGAAGATTTGGTGAATAAAGTGAAAATGCAACGTTTGATGGGACAAAAGACGGCAGCCTGTTTCCAGCGTTGTGTGGGAATGGATGCTTTCAATGCCATTTTCTCTACCACCTATGAGATGGACCAGAAGCTTGGGACAGAATATCACAAGCGGTTCACTGAATATATGAAGTTTGTACAGGAAAACGACCTTACGGTTGACGGAGCGATGACCGATCCGAAAGGTGACCGTAGTTTGTCGCCCTCCAGACAGGAAGATCCGGATATGTATATGCATGTCGTGGAAGTGCGGGAGGATGGTATTGTCGTACGGGGAGCAAAAGCTCATCAGACCGGGGCTGTCAATTCGCACGAACACCTGATCATGCCTACTGTGGCCATGAAAGAAGAGGATAAAGATTATGCCATTTCGTTTGCTGTCCCCTCAGATGCCGAAGGCGTATTTATGGTGTACGGCCGTCAGTCCTGTGATACCCGTAAAATGGAGGAAAATGCCGATATGGACCTCGGAAATGCACAGTATGGTGGGCACGAAGCACTGGTTGTTTTCGATAACGTGTTTGTTCCCAATGAACGGGTGTTTATGTGTCGGGAATATGAATTTGCCGGAATGATGGTAGAGCGTTTCGCCGGATATCACCGTCAGTCTTACGGAGGGTGTAAAGTCGGAGTCGGGGATGTATTGATCGGTGCAGCTGCCCTTGCCGCCGATTACAATGGCGTGCCCAAAGCCAACCACATCAAGGATAAGCTGATCGAAATGATACATCTGAACGAGACGCTTTATGCTTGTGGTATTGCCTGTTCGGCAGAGGGTGAAAAGATGCCTGCCGGTAACTATCAGATCAATCTGTTGTTGGCCAATGTCTGCAAACAGAATATTACCCGTATGCCTTATGAGATTGCCCGTCTTGCAGAAGATATTGCCGGTGGGTTAATGGTGACCATGCCATCCGAGCAGGATTTACGCAGCGAAAAGATCGGTCCTTATGTAGAGAAATATTTGCAGGGAGCAACCGGGACTTCTACCGAAAACCGGATGCGTATCCTGCGCCTGATCGAAAATATTACCTTGGGTACGGCAGCTGTTGGATATCGGACAGAATCTATGCATGGAGCAGGTTCACCTCAGGCACAGCGTATTATGATCTCCCGTCAGGGAAATCTGGCTGCGAAGAAAGAACTGGCTAAAGTGATTGCTAAGGTGGATGAAAGCAAAGATAGAAAGTAG
- a CDS encoding acetyl-CoA carboxylase biotin carboxylase subunit — MIKSVLIANRGEIAIRIARTARRMGIKTYVVRTAKEPEAVYLSAADAVINFPETDGNIPEFLDIDRLVGLAREYKIDSLHPGYGNLSENAELAERCRDNGIVFIGPSPEVIRLMGDKVAAKGIAAQSGVPMLGASQGAVHTLDEARKIAKRLGYPVIIKAVSGGGGRGMRIVHHQDELEQLYKIATAEAQVAFNDPSVFIEKYLENPKHIEFQIVADNYGNVVHLGERECSIQRKHQKLMEEAPSPALDERLRKKMAAAAVSLAKQAGYQSLGTVEFLLDHQKHFYFMEMNTRIQVEHPVTEEITGIDLVELQFNIAAGRKLPLRQSQIHLNGWSIECRINAEDVQAGFSPSIGVIRQLRLPQGNHIRIETGIAPGSEITPFFDSMVAKLIVTGDTREQAIERTLSALERFHVKGIRTTIPFCKAVLHNETYRNGDFDTSFIETRLHSTVWREPHEELLAALFAVYTYTHENTPEIGPDTQIDPWVLNKRIRNL, encoded by the coding sequence ATGATAAAATCAGTTTTAATAGCTAACCGAGGCGAAATAGCCATCCGAATTGCCCGTACAGCCCGGCGCATGGGCATCAAAACTTATGTCGTCCGAACAGCCAAAGAACCCGAAGCTGTATATTTATCAGCTGCTGATGCCGTGATCAATTTCCCGGAAACCGATGGGAATATACCGGAATTTCTGGATATCGACAGATTGGTTGGACTAGCCCGGGAATATAAGATCGACTCATTACATCCAGGTTATGGAAACCTGTCTGAAAACGCGGAATTAGCCGAACGCTGCCGGGATAATGGAATCGTCTTTATCGGCCCTTCACCCGAAGTCATCCGACTTATGGGCGATAAAGTTGCAGCAAAAGGAATTGCCGCACAGAGCGGAGTCCCCATGCTTGGAGCCAGCCAAGGAGCCGTACATACCCTCGATGAAGCCCGGAAAATTGCCAAACGACTAGGCTATCCGGTCATTATCAAAGCAGTATCGGGCGGAGGAGGACGAGGAATGCGTATTGTCCATCATCAGGATGAACTCGAACAACTTTACAAAATAGCAACCGCAGAAGCACAGGTAGCCTTTAACGATCCTTCGGTATTTATCGAAAAATACCTCGAAAACCCGAAGCACATCGAATTTCAGATTGTAGCCGACAATTATGGAAATGTCGTGCATCTGGGCGAACGGGAATGCTCCATACAGCGTAAACATCAGAAGTTGATGGAAGAAGCCCCGTCACCCGCTCTCGACGAACGCCTCCGGAAAAAAATGGCAGCAGCAGCAGTCTCCCTGGCAAAACAGGCAGGCTATCAAAGTCTGGGAACAGTGGAATTCCTGCTCGACCATCAGAAGCATTTCTATTTCATGGAGATGAACACCCGTATTCAGGTGGAACACCCGGTTACAGAAGAAATCACCGGAATCGATCTGGTGGAATTACAATTCAATATCGCTGCGGGCCGGAAATTACCGTTGCGTCAATCTCAGATTCACCTCAACGGCTGGTCTATCGAATGCCGGATCAACGCAGAGGACGTACAAGCCGGATTTTCTCCCAGTATCGGTGTTATCCGTCAACTTCGTTTACCACAAGGCAATCACATCCGCATTGAAACCGGTATTGCCCCCGGTTCAGAAATTACCCCTTTTTTCGATTCTATGGTAGCCAAACTGATCGTCACCGGAGACACCCGCGAACAAGCCATCGAACGGACTCTTTCGGCACTCGAACGTTTCCATGTGAAAGGGATCCGTACCACAATCCCTTTCTGCAAAGCAGTATTACACAACGAAACTTACCGTAACGGTGATTTCGACACCTCCTTCATTGAAACCCGCCTCCATTCGACGGTCTGGCGCGAACCGCACGAAGAATTGCTCGCAGCTCTATTCGCCGTGTATACCTACACACACGAAAATACTCCTGAAATCGGTCCCGACACACAAATCGACCCCTGGGTATTGAACAAACGAATCAGAAATCTATAA
- a CDS encoding NifU family protein — MKAKIESSSSFEERVREIVLYRVRPHLLEHGGDLSVREIRGRDVGIVFSGACGACPAAQITVEQVVEKGLRRELGDKLGRVYLINETDEGLLAFARKLLNRKR; from the coding sequence ATGAAAGCAAAGATAGAAAGTAGTAGTAGTTTTGAGGAACGGGTCCGGGAGATCGTACTTTACCGGGTCCGTCCTCATTTACTGGAACATGGCGGGGATTTGAGTGTCAGGGAAATCCGGGGCCGGGATGTCGGAATTGTGTTTTCCGGAGCCTGTGGAGCCTGTCCTGCGGCACAAATTACGGTGGAACAAGTGGTAGAGAAAGGTTTGCGTCGTGAGCTTGGAGATAAACTCGGCCGTGTGTATCTGATCAACGAAACAGATGAGGGCTTACTCGCTTTTGCCCGGAAATTATTAAACCGAAAAAGGTGA
- a CDS encoding acetyl-CoA hydrolase/transferase family protein has product MEWKEIYKNRFATVEEAVRAIEDGDRLVFGHAAGCPQVVPAEMIAQKERLHDVGIYHMLTLNDGSYLTPGTEGHFRHITNFVGGNSRQAVADDRADFLPVFFYEIPQLFDEVYPVDVAVIQVSYPDSEGNCSFGLSCDYTKAAAEKARLVIAEMNENMPYVEGDNKIHISRLDYIIPTNLALPEIPLPKITDVEKAIGRNCASLIEDGSTLQLGIGAIPDAVLLFMGDKKNLGIHTEMFSDGVIDLVESGVVNGSKKTLHPGKLVATFLMGTRRLYDFVDKNACVEMRPVDYVNDPRVIAQNEKMVSINSCIEVDLMGQVASETIGLKQFSGTGGQVDYVRGAAWSAGGKSIMAMPSTAAKGKASRIVPFLAQGAAVTTSRNDVDYVVTEYGIARLKGKTLKQRARALIAVAHPDFRPMLEEEYQKRFKD; this is encoded by the coding sequence ATGGAATGGAAAGAAATATATAAAAACAGGTTTGCGACAGTGGAGGAAGCTGTCCGTGCCATAGAAGACGGAGACCGTCTTGTGTTCGGACATGCTGCCGGTTGTCCGCAGGTTGTGCCGGCGGAAATGATCGCACAAAAAGAACGCTTGCATGATGTCGGTATTTACCACATGCTTACGCTGAACGATGGCTCATACCTGACACCCGGGACGGAAGGACATTTCCGCCACATCACTAATTTTGTCGGGGGAAATTCGCGCCAGGCTGTCGCTGACGACCGGGCCGATTTTCTTCCTGTATTTTTTTATGAAATACCACAGCTGTTTGATGAGGTATATCCTGTGGATGTGGCGGTAATCCAAGTGTCTTATCCCGATAGTGAAGGAAATTGCAGTTTCGGACTCTCTTGTGATTATACTAAAGCGGCAGCAGAAAAGGCGCGACTGGTGATCGCAGAGATGAATGAAAATATGCCCTATGTCGAGGGAGACAACAAAATTCATATCTCCCGGTTGGATTATATTATTCCGACTAACCTGGCATTGCCCGAAATTCCGCTGCCTAAAATTACGGATGTCGAAAAAGCCATCGGGCGTAATTGTGCTTCTTTGATCGAGGATGGTTCCACCTTACAGTTGGGGATCGGAGCGATTCCGGATGCCGTGCTCCTGTTTATGGGAGATAAAAAAAACCTGGGTATCCATACCGAAATGTTTTCCGACGGAGTGATCGATTTGGTGGAATCAGGAGTGGTCAATGGCAGTAAAAAGACCTTGCATCCGGGGAAATTGGTTGCCACTTTCCTGATGGGGACGCGCCGCTTGTACGATTTCGTCGATAAAAACGCCTGCGTAGAAATGCGTCCTGTAGATTATGTCAACGATCCTCGTGTCATTGCACAAAATGAAAAGATGGTTTCCATCAATTCCTGCATCGAGGTTGACCTGATGGGGCAGGTGGCTTCCGAGACAATCGGACTGAAACAATTCAGCGGAACCGGAGGACAGGTAGACTATGTCCGGGGGGCAGCCTGGTCTGCCGGTGGTAAATCGATCATGGCTATGCCTTCGACTGCAGCTAAAGGTAAGGCTTCCCGGATTGTACCTTTCTTGGCGCAGGGTGCAGCTGTTACTACTTCACGCAATGATGTCGATTATGTGGTGACTGAGTACGGCATCGCCCGGTTGAAAGGTAAAACGCTGAAACAACGGGCTCGGGCATTGATTGCTGTGGCACATCCCGATTTCCGCCCTATGCTGGAAGAAGAATATCAGAAACGTTTTAAGGATTA
- a CDS encoding acyl-CoA carboxylase subunit beta, producing the protein MRKSFEKFLARQEALARQYGEAYEEKQHNRGKLTARERIEFLFDEGTFEEVDAYSPSATTSFGKTVRSYGDGVITGFGNINGRQVFAYSQDFNVQGGSLGSVHAAKIIKVQDMALKTGSPVVGLIDSGGARIQEGVASLAGYAGIFRRNVLASGVIPQISVIMGPAAGGAVYSPALTDFIFMTAATSYMFVTGPNVVKQVLNETISPEELGGASVHAVKSGVADFVFNDDENTLRGVKMLLSYLPSNNIENAPYLATDDPADRIEESLRDLVPEDPDKPYDVRNIIRLITDKGKFLEIAENYAPNIIIGLARFGGYVTGIVANQPQVMAGTLDMNSSVKAARFINFCDSFNIPILTLEDVPGFLPGADQEHAGIIRHGAKLLYAYTRATVPKITVVLRKSYGGAYIVMNSKGIGGDYNFAWPTAEIAVMGPEGAIAILYHKELAAAEDPVALKKELLAQYREEVANPYIANEKGFIDEVIDPSVTRLKIIRVLKSLEKKSVSLPRRKHGNIPL; encoded by the coding sequence ATGAGAAAATCGTTTGAAAAATTCCTGGCGAGACAGGAAGCCTTAGCCCGGCAATACGGCGAAGCATATGAAGAAAAACAACACAACCGCGGCAAACTGACAGCCCGGGAACGAATAGAATTTCTTTTTGATGAAGGCACCTTCGAGGAAGTCGATGCTTATTCTCCATCGGCCACCACCTCTTTCGGTAAAACAGTACGTTCCTATGGAGACGGAGTTATTACCGGATTTGGAAATATAAACGGCAGACAGGTATTTGCCTATTCCCAGGACTTCAATGTTCAGGGAGGATCATTGGGTTCTGTACACGCTGCCAAAATTATAAAAGTACAGGATATGGCCCTGAAAACAGGTTCTCCTGTTGTAGGCCTGATCGATTCGGGAGGAGCGCGCATACAGGAAGGAGTGGCCAGTCTGGCCGGATATGCCGGTATTTTCCGCCGTAATGTACTGGCCTCCGGGGTCATTCCCCAAATATCGGTGATCATGGGTCCGGCAGCAGGCGGCGCCGTTTATTCCCCGGCACTCACCGACTTTATCTTTATGACTGCCGCAACCAGTTATATGTTTGTTACAGGCCCCAATGTCGTTAAACAAGTGTTGAATGAGACCATCTCTCCCGAAGAATTGGGAGGGGCTTCAGTACATGCTGTCAAATCAGGAGTCGCTGATTTTGTTTTCAACGATGACGAGAACACTCTGCGGGGAGTGAAAATGCTGCTTTCCTATCTTCCTTCCAACAATATCGAGAATGCTCCCTATCTGGCCACCGACGATCCGGCGGACCGTATAGAAGAAAGTCTCAGAGACCTTGTTCCCGAAGATCCCGACAAACCTTATGACGTCCGGAATATCATCCGGCTGATCACCGATAAAGGTAAATTTCTGGAAATAGCTGAAAACTATGCCCCCAATATCATTATCGGCTTGGCCCGGTTCGGAGGCTATGTAACCGGAATCGTCGCCAACCAACCTCAGGTGATGGCCGGTACTTTGGACATGAACTCTTCTGTCAAGGCTGCCCGTTTCATCAATTTCTGTGATAGTTTCAATATTCCCATCCTTACTCTTGAAGACGTTCCCGGATTCCTGCCGGGAGCTGATCAGGAACATGCCGGGATTATCCGCCATGGAGCAAAATTATTGTATGCTTACACCCGGGCTACTGTACCCAAAATCACCGTCGTACTGCGAAAATCTTACGGAGGAGCCTATATCGTTATGAACAGCAAAGGGATCGGTGGCGACTACAACTTTGCCTGGCCGACAGCAGAAATCGCTGTCATGGGACCCGAAGGGGCAATCGCCATTCTCTACCACAAAGAACTGGCCGCTGCCGAAGATCCCGTTGCTTTGAAAAAAGAATTACTGGCACAATACCGGGAGGAGGTTGCCAATCCTTATATCGCCAACGAAAAAGGATTTATCGATGAAGTCATCGACCCGTCCGTCACCCGACTGAAAATCATCCGGGTACTTAAATCTTTAGAAAAGAAATCAGTCAGTCTACCCCGCCGGAAACATGGAAATATACCGCTTTAA
- a CDS encoding threonine/serine exporter family protein, whose translation MNNEFWLPVLTDGLFAAIAAIGFAVISNPPKRAISVVALLGAFGHACRFYLLHYTPLNLTISSLFAAFGIGMLSMLAARLVRCPAEVFSFPALLPMIPGMYAYKTVLALIRFMKSDDVSQSQQLIVEIFRNGLTTLFVMFALVIGVSLAMFIFYKQSFTMTRLLPPHHKKQA comes from the coding sequence ATGAACAACGAATTCTGGTTACCTGTCCTCACCGACGGATTATTTGCCGCTATTGCCGCCATCGGATTTGCCGTTATCTCCAATCCCCCCAAACGTGCTATTTCAGTTGTAGCCTTACTGGGAGCTTTCGGCCATGCCTGTCGTTTCTACCTATTACATTACACCCCGTTGAATCTGACCATATCTTCACTCTTTGCAGCTTTCGGAATCGGGATGCTAAGTATGTTAGCCGCCCGCCTCGTCCGGTGTCCGGCGGAAGTATTTTCTTTTCCGGCTCTACTTCCCATGATCCCAGGTATGTATGCCTATAAAACTGTACTTGCCCTCATCCGCTTTATGAAAAGCGACGATGTATCCCAGTCACAACAACTGATTGTCGAAATCTTCCGCAATGGCCTGACTACTTTATTTGTTATGTTTGCACTCGTCATCGGTGTTTCACTCGCCATGTTCATCTTCTATAAACAATCGTTCACTATGACCCGGCTGCTACCCCCTCATCACAAAAAACAAGCCTAA
- a CDS encoding Fur family transcriptional regulator: MIEEDFCLHKLVLRDIRPTAIRVLVLRTLLEMKQAMSVSDLEAQLDTVDKSTIFRTLTLFLSHHLIHGVDDGSGTLKYAVCDDSCQCAVEDQHMHFCCECCHKTFCVKSIHIPSVQLPPGFIQTGANYVIKGLCAACALRKKE, encoded by the coding sequence ATGATAGAGGAAGATTTTTGCTTACATAAACTAGTTCTCCGGGATATCCGGCCGACGGCCATCCGGGTGTTGGTGCTCCGCACTTTGTTAGAGATGAAACAGGCGATGTCGGTCTCCGATCTGGAGGCTCAACTCGATACTGTCGATAAATCCACGATTTTCCGAACTCTGACCTTATTCCTGTCCCACCATCTGATTCATGGGGTGGACGATGGAAGCGGTACGTTAAAATATGCAGTATGCGACGATAGTTGTCAATGCGCGGTCGAAGATCAGCATATGCATTTCTGCTGCGAATGTTGCCATAAAACTTTTTGTGTGAAAAGTATACATATTCCCTCGGTACAATTACCTCCCGGTTTTATCCAAACCGGTGCCAATTATGTGATTAAAGGCTTATGTGCTGCATGTGCCCTCCGGAAAAAGGAATAG